One window from the genome of Bacillus rossius redtenbacheri isolate Brsri chromosome 17, Brsri_v3, whole genome shotgun sequence encodes:
- the LOC134540569 gene encoding AN1-type zinc finger protein 2A, whose amino-acid sequence MEFPRLGESCSNSSCNKFDFLPLKCDACQKLFCQEHFRYDGHGCPAAYRKDVQVPVCPLCGTPVPVGRGELADAVVGAHIDRDCLSDPARHRRKVFANKCAVKGCRGKEVVPVRCPECSLNHCLKHRHPADHRCVGRAQAARNRAAEAALSRTKTAPGPRGGPGKTTAAPPPVSAVQGSLSEDEALARALALSLEEADGNCGVTEQRRATSPRERCAVS is encoded by the exons ATGGAGTTTCCACGTTTGGGAGAGAGCTGTTCGAACTCTTCCTGCAATAAATTTG ATTTCCTTCCGCTGAAGTGTGATGCCTGCCAGAAATTATTTTG CCAGGAGCACTTCCGGTACGACGGCCACGGCTGCCCCGCGGCCTACCGCAAGGACGTGCAGGTCCCGGTGTGCCCCCTGTGCGGGACTCCCGTGCCTGTGGGGCGCGGCGAGCTGGCAGACGCCGTGGTCGGCGCGCACATCGACCGCGACTGCCTGTCCGATCCTGCCAGGCACCGGCGCAAG GTGTTTGCCAACAAGTGCGCGGTGAAGGGCTGCCGCGGCAAGGAGGTGGTCCCGGTGCGGTGTCCCGAGTGCAGCCTCAACCACTGCCTGAAGCACCGCCACCCGGCCGACCACCGTTGCGTGGGGCGCGCCCAGGCTGCCCGCAACAGAGCCGC GGAGGCGGCCCTGTCGCGCACCAAGACGGCCCCCGGCCCGAGGGGGGGCCCCGGGAAGACTACCGCCGCGCCGCCGCCCGTGTCCGCCGTTCAGGGTTCGCTG AGTGAAGACGAGGCCCTGGCAAGAGCTCTCGCGCTGTCGCTGGAAGAAGCGGATGGAAACTGCGGCGTCACGGAGCAGAGGAGAGCCACATCGCCACGCGAACGCTGCGCAGTCTCGTAG